Proteins from one bacterium genomic window:
- a CDS encoding SIS domain-containing protein: MLKFARKFIAKYVPRVYWVRCPKHLSHPAIVLFPCNPNLLGCGLVGILEFRKKSEPPQAERLVDQIRVLVENLEGQSLQSDGFSPPWVHLHSNLVKELDHLLQQAKQSSIFFSLFTHTPIRENFLQQSQNLKAIVEREERVMEKEGVRIPSSLLELINNNLVTLKDIIWSIESEIAANIERVKDLLGQKEDVQPSPQLVQELRKVNFILNNLDRLEIRGRDSAGISVMITFPDSAALSDFQGKIKHQGLEKQMKERTRISDLLNGHISCSSQTLTFTFKVAAEIGKLGDNVAFLRRTITQDPIFHLALQEKGIFTNTIAHTRWASVGMISEENCHPVNSAYHRKSRSSGEDILRDEVISDFISPHYQRPIGSLQAVLNGDIDNYAELKTCWEQKNAGCCISERITTDTKIIPLQVESYLREGYDLAESFRRAVNDFEGSHAIALQSDLEPDRLFLALRGSGQSIFVGLGEEGYFPASEIYGFVEETPRFIKMDGEKERIPGNAKTQGQIFILNANASGSLNGIMAMSYDGVPLDLSEKNIQSTEITTRDIDRRGFFHYFLKEISESPQSVQKTIRGKVDLVSEQDCAAESKQLVFNLGEEIIPARIEQALQDRHIKHIYLVGQGTAGIAASGIAMLLREYLSNSGIHIAEQKASELSGFCLDGSMTDTLVIAVTQSGTTTDTNKAVDMAKGAGAYTLAIVNRRDSDITYKVDGVFYTSDGRDIEMSVASTKAFYSQIVAGYLLGIRFAQLMGLRPDEYLIQEVKQLKRLPRLMTQVLQERQEMIAASAKKWALSKRHWAVVGSGPNKVAADEIRIKLSELCYKTLPADVVEDRKHIDLSAEPLVLVCAAGSREVVLGDIIKDVAIFKAHKATTIIIANEGEQRFQSCADSLIEVPRTSERLSPILNTLVGHLWGYFAALHIDEEANFLRNSRQAINQKIVELESAGRNPLEIVFDLNFQNLVSESAFLLHQKNCCGVFNAAVQPNTVANLILLLKYAGGKLPITDLDRDFQFGGGISCCLQLLRKALDQAINELSRPIDAIKHQAKTVTVGTSRLPELFTGHIFETIRQIGLPIEKFAPSNVAALKRLQPVIRSVNGYTLYEVNQLDYLGRPTDNSTIRIIDRGGISRNITSRIEKDSRLRGNKRNIVTNNSIFIGLGKSDNAQLLIIPAQGESVHQKVVLLFHIGFDEDVPLKVKVSALGAKYEDLVDALAELDIPWQDEFLAPFSTAELFLKSDDALIEAIRSRLGRADV, translated from the coding sequence ATGCTTAAGTTCGCCAGAAAATTCATTGCAAAGTATGTACCAAGGGTTTATTGGGTTAGATGTCCAAAGCATCTCTCCCACCCGGCCATTGTCCTCTTTCCCTGTAATCCGAACCTGCTGGGCTGCGGATTGGTGGGTATTCTGGAATTTCGGAAAAAAAGTGAGCCTCCCCAGGCCGAGCGGCTGGTCGATCAAATCCGGGTATTGGTTGAAAATCTGGAGGGGCAGAGCCTTCAGTCAGATGGGTTTTCTCCCCCATGGGTGCATCTGCACAGTAACCTGGTCAAGGAACTTGACCACCTGCTCCAGCAAGCCAAGCAGTCATCGATCTTTTTCAGCCTTTTCACCCACACACCCATCCGGGAAAATTTCCTTCAGCAAAGTCAAAACCTGAAAGCCATTGTTGAGAGAGAAGAGCGGGTGATGGAAAAAGAGGGAGTCCGAATTCCCTCAAGTCTGCTCGAGCTGATCAATAATAATCTGGTTACCCTGAAAGATATCATCTGGAGCATCGAGAGTGAAATCGCGGCTAATATCGAGCGGGTGAAAGATTTACTTGGCCAGAAGGAAGATGTCCAGCCTTCACCTCAGCTCGTTCAGGAGCTTCGCAAGGTTAACTTCATCCTGAATAACCTCGACCGGCTCGAAATCCGAGGCCGTGATTCAGCCGGTATTTCGGTCATGATCACCTTCCCCGATTCAGCGGCTCTTTCCGATTTTCAGGGTAAAATCAAGCACCAGGGTCTGGAAAAACAGATGAAGGAGCGCACCAGGATCAGCGATCTTTTGAACGGCCACATTTCCTGCTCTTCCCAAACCCTGACCTTTACCTTCAAGGTCGCAGCCGAGATCGGCAAATTGGGAGATAACGTAGCCTTCCTGCGCCGGACAATCACCCAGGACCCCATCTTTCACCTTGCTCTGCAGGAGAAAGGAATTTTCACCAACACCATTGCCCATACCCGCTGGGCATCCGTCGGGATGATCAGCGAAGAGAATTGCCATCCGGTTAATAGTGCCTATCATAGGAAAAGCCGCTCGTCGGGTGAGGACATCCTGAGGGATGAAGTGATTTCTGACTTCATCTCCCCGCATTATCAGCGGCCAATCGGCAGTCTCCAGGCAGTTCTCAATGGGGATATCGATAATTATGCGGAGCTGAAAACCTGCTGGGAGCAAAAAAATGCGGGCTGCTGCATCAGCGAACGGATCACTACCGACACCAAGATCATTCCCCTCCAGGTGGAAAGCTATCTGCGTGAGGGGTATGACCTGGCCGAATCTTTCCGGAGGGCGGTCAATGATTTTGAAGGCTCGCATGCCATTGCCCTGCAGAGTGATCTTGAGCCTGACCGGCTGTTTCTGGCATTACGCGGAAGCGGCCAGTCCATATTTGTCGGCCTCGGTGAGGAGGGATATTTCCCGGCCTCCGAAATCTACGGGTTTGTTGAAGAGACCCCGCGGTTCATCAAGATGGATGGTGAAAAAGAACGGATTCCGGGAAATGCCAAAACCCAGGGTCAGATTTTCATTCTCAATGCCAATGCTTCGGGAAGTTTAAATGGAATCATGGCCATGAGCTACGATGGCGTTCCTCTCGATCTTTCGGAGAAAAACATCCAGTCCACCGAAATCACGACCAGGGACATCGATCGCCGGGGGTTCTTTCACTATTTTCTCAAGGAAATCTCCGAGTCCCCCCAGTCGGTACAAAAGACGATCCGGGGAAAGGTTGACCTGGTGTCGGAGCAAGACTGTGCTGCCGAATCAAAGCAGCTCGTTTTCAATCTGGGTGAAGAGATTATTCCCGCCCGGATCGAACAGGCTTTGCAAGACCGGCACATCAAACATATTTATCTGGTTGGACAGGGTACGGCAGGCATTGCGGCCAGTGGCATCGCCATGCTGCTGCGGGAATATCTGAGCAATTCCGGGATTCACATCGCCGAGCAGAAGGCCTCCGAGTTGAGCGGATTCTGTCTTGACGGCAGTATGACCGATACCCTGGTAATCGCGGTTACCCAGTCCGGCACTACAACGGACACCAATAAAGCGGTCGATATGGCCAAAGGGGCCGGAGCTTACACCCTGGCCATTGTCAACCGGCGGGATTCCGACATCACCTACAAGGTCGATGGGGTCTTCTACACCAGTGACGGACGGGATATCGAGATGTCGGTGGCCTCCACCAAGGCATTTTACTCCCAGATTGTGGCCGGGTATCTCCTGGGCATTCGCTTTGCGCAACTCATGGGACTGCGGCCCGATGAATATCTGATTCAGGAAGTCAAACAGTTGAAGCGGCTTCCCCGGCTGATGACTCAGGTCCTCCAGGAGCGGCAGGAGATGATCGCCGCCTCGGCCAAAAAGTGGGCCTTATCAAAACGGCACTGGGCTGTCGTGGGAAGCGGACCGAATAAGGTTGCGGCTGATGAAATCCGCATCAAGCTCAGCGAGCTGTGCTACAAGACCCTGCCTGCGGATGTGGTCGAGGACCGCAAGCATATCGACCTTTCAGCCGAGCCGCTGGTTTTAGTCTGTGCCGCAGGAAGCCGTGAAGTTGTCCTGGGAGACATTATTAAAGATGTAGCCATTTTCAAGGCGCATAAGGCCACGACTATTATCATTGCCAATGAGGGCGAGCAGCGGTTTCAGTCCTGTGCTGACTCGCTGATAGAAGTCCCCCGGACGAGCGAGCGGCTGTCTCCGATTCTCAACACCCTGGTCGGGCATCTGTGGGGGTATTTTGCGGCCCTGCACATCGATGAGGAAGCGAATTTCCTCCGAAACTCGCGGCAGGCGATTAACCAGAAAATAGTCGAGCTTGAAAGTGCAGGCCGAAATCCGCTGGAAATCGTTTTTGATTTGAATTTCCAGAATCTGGTCAGTGAGTCCGCCTTTCTCCTGCATCAGAAAAACTGCTGCGGAGTATTCAATGCCGCCGTTCAGCCGAACACTGTGGCCAATCTGATCCTGCTGCTCAAATATGCCGGCGGGAAATTGCCGATTACTGATCTTGACCGGGATTTCCAGTTTGGGGGAGGTATCAGCTGCTGCCTGCAATTGCTGCGAAAGGCCCTGGATCAGGCCATTAACGAGCTTTCCCGTCCGATCGATGCCATAAAGCACCAGGCCAAGACCGTCACTGTCGGAACCAGCCGCCTGCCGGAGCTGTTCACCGGCCATATTTTTGAAACTATCCGGCAAATCGGGCTGCCGATCGAAAAGTTTGCCCCCTCTAATGTGGCTGCCTTGAAACGGCTGCAACCTGTTATCCGGAGTGTTAACGGCTATACCCTCTATGAAGTCAATCAATTGGATTACCTGGGAAGGCCCACCGATAACTCGACTATCAGGATCATTGACCGGGGTGGAATCTCCCGGAATATTACCTCCCGGATCGAGAAAGATTCCCGGCTGCGGGGTAATAAACGAAATATTGTCACCAATAATTCGATTTTCATCGGCCTGGGTAAATCCGACAATGCCCAATTGCTGATTATCCCCGCCCAGGGGGAGAGTGTCCATCAGAAGGTGGTGCTTCTCTTCCATATCGGCTTTGATGAGGATGTTCCCCTGAAAGTTAAAGTTTCCGCCCTGGGAGCCAAATATGAAGACCTGGTTGACGCCCTGGCAGAGCTCGATATTCCCTGGCAGGATGAATTCCTGGCCCCCTTTTCCACGGCCGAGCTTTTTCTCAAGTCCGATGATGCCCTCATCGAAGCTATCCGCTCCCGGCTGGGGAGGGCGGATGTCTGA
- a CDS encoding glucose-1-phosphate thymidylyltransferase yields MKKLKSFISDYLQPNLGDLPLGVLPKTYIVYQGKVFDQGFQVERSAGNLPKVFLDNMPCPEASILYAGSIFLDSSISIGQGTVVEPGALIMGPTIIGDFTEVRQGAYIRGHVLVGSRCVVGHTTEVKHSILLGDSKAGHFSYIGDSILGKVNLGAGTKLANLKVFSSPVTVTVEGKQYQTGLRKMGAILGDGVETGCNTVTAPGTIVGQNVLAYPNSTLRGYYPPSVIVKVKQDQHLIERRDTTNA; encoded by the coding sequence TTGAAAAAACTGAAATCTTTCATTTCTGATTATCTTCAGCCCAATCTGGGCGATCTTCCCCTGGGCGTACTGCCGAAAACGTATATTGTATACCAGGGGAAAGTATTCGATCAGGGCTTTCAGGTTGAGAGATCGGCAGGGAACCTTCCAAAGGTCTTTCTTGACAACATGCCTTGCCCTGAAGCAAGCATCCTGTATGCCGGATCGATCTTTCTGGACTCGAGTATCTCGATCGGCCAGGGAACAGTTGTCGAGCCCGGTGCTCTTATCATGGGGCCGACCATTATTGGCGATTTCACCGAGGTCCGCCAGGGAGCTTACATCCGTGGGCATGTCCTGGTTGGCTCCCGATGTGTGGTCGGGCATACGACGGAAGTAAAGCATTCCATCCTCCTGGGAGATTCCAAAGCCGGACATTTTTCCTACATCGGGGACAGCATTTTAGGCAAAGTTAACCTCGGTGCCGGGACAAAGCTGGCAAACCTGAAGGTTTTTTCCTCTCCGGTCACGGTGACCGTAGAGGGTAAACAGTATCAGACGGGACTTCGCAAGATGGGCGCAATTTTAGGGGATGGCGTTGAGACCGGATGCAATACGGTAACGGCGCCAGGCACTATCGTAGGCCAAAACGTTTTAGCATATCCAAACAGTACCCTGCGGGGTTATTACCCTCCTTCTGTCATCGTAAAAGTCAAACAGGATCAACATCTGATCGAAAGGCGGGATACGACGAATGCTTAA
- a CDS encoding glycosyltransferase family 4 protein has translation MKIALFSWESLHSISVGGVGNHVTELGAALERKKHEVHIFTRMGNNQPHYENIHGVHYHRCPFSLNPNFIEEVKEMCRSFVHHFLQTEDHIGHFDIIHAHDWLASNSMIWLKAGKGVGKKMVFTLHSTEYGRCGNHFWGGNSALIREQERQAVHHADRVITVSNQLKNEVMWMYNVPDWKISVIYNGINVHNFDGWVDPGEIKRQYGIGPLDPTVLFVGRMTYQKAPDLLIESIPYVLRYYPAAKFVFVGDGDMKMHLERRAHQIGVAHATRFLGYRSGNDLYNLYKACDCVCIPSRNEPFGIVILEAWGAGKPVITTVNGGPSEFIWHDVTGLKIYDNPDSIAWGIGTLFADFEHARWMGKNGRIAAEKGFSWDSIADKVIDVYSS, from the coding sequence ATGAAAATTGCCTTGTTTTCCTGGGAGTCCCTGCACTCGATCAGTGTCGGAGGTGTAGGGAACCATGTGACGGAGTTGGGAGCGGCTTTAGAAAGAAAAAAGCATGAAGTCCACATTTTTACCAGGATGGGTAACAACCAGCCTCACTATGAGAACATCCATGGAGTTCACTATCACCGGTGTCCTTTCTCCCTCAATCCAAACTTTATTGAGGAAGTCAAAGAAATGTGCCGGTCTTTTGTCCATCATTTTCTGCAAACCGAAGATCACATCGGGCATTTCGATATTATTCACGCCCATGACTGGCTGGCTTCAAACAGCATGATCTGGCTGAAAGCCGGCAAGGGGGTGGGGAAAAAGATGGTCTTCACCCTGCATTCAACCGAATATGGACGATGCGGAAATCATTTCTGGGGAGGGAATTCAGCCCTCATCCGGGAGCAGGAGCGTCAAGCGGTTCATCATGCCGACCGGGTGATCACGGTTTCCAACCAGTTGAAAAACGAAGTCATGTGGATGTACAATGTTCCGGACTGGAAAATTTCCGTTATCTACAACGGGATTAATGTTCATAACTTCGATGGCTGGGTTGATCCGGGCGAGATCAAGAGGCAGTATGGAATCGGGCCTCTTGATCCCACTGTCCTTTTTGTCGGACGAATGACTTATCAAAAGGCCCCTGACCTCCTGATCGAATCCATCCCCTATGTTTTACGCTACTATCCTGCAGCCAAGTTTGTCTTTGTTGGAGATGGCGACATGAAAATGCATCTTGAGCGCCGTGCCCACCAGATTGGAGTGGCTCACGCTACCCGGTTCCTGGGATACCGCTCCGGAAACGATCTCTATAACCTGTATAAAGCCTGTGATTGCGTCTGCATTCCCAGCAGAAACGAGCCTTTTGGGATCGTAATCCTTGAGGCCTGGGGTGCAGGAAAGCCAGTGATCACGACAGTCAACGGCGGCCCATCCGAATTCATCTGGCATGATGTGACAGGATTGAAAATCTATGATAATCCAGACTCTATCGCCTGGGGCATTGGAACGTTATTCGCAGATTTTGAACACGCCCGCTGGATGGGGAAAAACGGAAGAATTGCAGCCGAAAAGGGATTTTCCTGGGACAGCATCGCCGATAAAGTGATCGATGTTTATAGTAGCTGA
- a CDS encoding HAD hydrolase-like protein, producing MNSSKTILLFDIDGTLLISGGAGNRALNRAFQEKYGIKKVMESIRPDGKTDPAIVREVFREKLHREPEAAEIEELKDIYLRYLVTEVETSPSYRLLPGILPLLEHGRRISGLFLGLLTGNWEEGASIKLTRSNLKQFFPFGGFGSDAEDRGEIAKLAVDRGREYAGECVPPERIFVIGDTPHDIRCARTAGVRVIAVATGSTPLGDLACCEPDYLMPNLLNQEQFWALISK from the coding sequence ATGAACAGTTCAAAAACTATTCTCCTTTTTGATATTGACGGTACTCTGCTCATTTCCGGAGGTGCGGGGAATCGGGCTTTAAACCGGGCTTTTCAGGAAAAATACGGGATCAAGAAGGTCATGGAATCGATCAGACCGGACGGCAAGACCGATCCGGCCATTGTCCGGGAAGTTTTCCGGGAAAAGCTGCACCGGGAACCGGAGGCTGCGGAAATCGAGGAATTAAAAGATATCTACCTGCGGTATCTGGTGACTGAGGTCGAGACATCTCCCAGCTACCGTCTTCTTCCTGGTATCCTTCCCCTGCTCGAACATGGCAGGCGGATATCCGGCCTGTTTCTGGGGCTATTGACTGGAAATTGGGAGGAGGGAGCCAGCATCAAGCTCACCCGTTCCAACCTGAAACAATTCTTCCCCTTTGGCGGGTTTGGCTCAGATGCTGAAGACCGGGGCGAGATTGCCAAACTGGCAGTAGACAGGGGGCGTGAATATGCGGGGGAGTGTGTTCCCCCCGAGAGGATTTTTGTTATCGGCGATACTCCTCATGATATCCGCTGTGCCCGGACAGCCGGAGTCAGGGTGATAGCAGTAGCCACAGGGTCCACCCCATTGGGTGATCTGGCCTGCTGTGAGCCTGATTACCTCATGCCAAATCTCCTGAACCAGGAGCAGTTCTGGGCTCTGATCTCAAAATGA
- a CDS encoding PilT/PilU family type 4a pilus ATPase, whose amino-acid sequence MTKRELDRILTTMLTSHKNVSDLNLTVGKPPQVESSGQLVPVEFDPPLPQLTPYQTETLALMLVKGDWRLTETLLREGSCDLSYSLEGMARFRVNIFSQRGSYSIVLRKLETRIPTVEDLNLPPVFHKMAEEKNGLILVTGATGSGKSTSLAALLNIINRQKSVHIITLEDPVEFVHSHQKATFNQRELGMDFDRFASGLRAALRQAPKVILVGEMRDRETVEIGLGAAETGHLVLSTLHTVDAGQTISRIVGMFEQEEEKQIRIRLAETIRWIVCQRLLPKVGGGRVAALEIMGSNLRIKEVILNGESEGKTFQDIINDGKAFGMQTFDNHIASLYGQGVVTEETALAYASHRSVVSRGIDSIKGARGEKTTDIEGLSLDRDYEKRLR is encoded by the coding sequence TTGACCAAACGGGAATTGGACCGGATCCTGACTACCATGCTGACGTCTCATAAGAATGTCTCTGACCTTAACCTGACGGTTGGCAAGCCGCCACAGGTGGAATCATCGGGGCAGCTTGTGCCGGTAGAGTTTGATCCTCCCCTGCCGCAACTTACCCCGTACCAGACCGAGACGCTGGCCCTGATGCTGGTCAAGGGAGACTGGCGGCTTACCGAAACCCTGCTGCGGGAAGGGTCCTGCGACCTTTCCTATTCCCTGGAAGGAATGGCCCGGTTCCGGGTCAACATTTTTTCCCAGCGAGGATCCTATTCCATCGTCCTGCGAAAGCTCGAAACCAGGATACCTACGGTGGAAGACCTCAACCTTCCCCCCGTATTCCATAAAATGGCTGAGGAAAAAAACGGGCTTATTCTGGTTACCGGTGCTACGGGGTCTGGAAAATCGACCTCTCTGGCTGCCCTGCTCAACATCATCAACAGGCAGAAATCCGTGCATATCATTACCCTGGAAGACCCGGTCGAGTTTGTCCACAGCCACCAGAAAGCAACCTTCAACCAGCGGGAGCTGGGGATGGACTTTGACCGCTTTGCCAGCGGATTGCGGGCTGCCCTCCGGCAGGCTCCCAAGGTCATTCTGGTTGGCGAGATGCGGGACCGGGAGACGGTGGAAATCGGCCTCGGAGCTGCCGAAACCGGGCACCTGGTGCTGAGCACCCTGCATACGGTCGATGCAGGCCAGACCATCAGCCGTATTGTCGGCATGTTCGAGCAGGAGGAAGAAAAACAAATCCGCATCCGGCTGGCCGAAACCATACGGTGGATCGTGTGTCAACGGCTCCTGCCCAAGGTCGGGGGAGGCCGGGTGGCGGCACTGGAGATTATGGGCAGTAATTTGCGTATCAAGGAAGTAATTTTAAACGGTGAATCCGAAGGGAAAACCTTTCAGGATATTATCAATGACGGCAAGGCATTCGGAATGCAAACCTTTGACAACCACATCGCCTCCCTCTACGGCCAGGGAGTAGTGACCGAAGAGACGGCCCTGGCGTATGCTTCCCACCGCAGTGTTGTTTCGCGGGGAATTGATTCAATCAAGGGGGCACGGGGAGAAAAGACAACCGATATCGAAGGACTTTCCCTTGACAGGGATTATGAGAAGAGGTTACGATAA
- a CDS encoding type IV pilus twitching motility protein PilT has translation MARIDAFFKLMHEQGASDLHMVAGSQPILRIRGDMERVKFDVLDNDNLRSMLYEIAPEEKVKLFEETGDIDFAYEIPGLARYRVNFFMQKNGVGAVFREIPSKVLTAEQLGLPAVVKKLAMLNKGLVLVTGPTGSGKSTTLAAIIDHANRNRRDHIITIEDPIEFVHQSQGCIVNHREVGTHTRSFATALRGALREDPDIILVGEMRDLETISLALEAASTGHLVFGTLHTQSATKTVDRIIDVFPANQQSQIRTTLSESLRAVVAQTLFKRIDIKGRCAALEILICSYAVGNLIREGKTFQLASVIQTGKQAGMQTLDDAIMNFLQKRMISPEEAYMKCVQKAKFEPFLKTPPDDMV, from the coding sequence ATGGCCAGAATCGATGCTTTTTTTAAACTGATGCATGAGCAGGGAGCTTCGGATTTGCACATGGTCGCTGGTTCCCAGCCTATCCTGCGTATTCGGGGTGACATGGAACGGGTCAAGTTCGATGTTCTGGATAATGACAACCTGCGTTCCATGCTGTACGAGATTGCCCCTGAGGAGAAGGTCAAGCTCTTCGAAGAGACGGGGGATATCGATTTCGCTTATGAGATTCCCGGCCTGGCCAGATATCGGGTCAATTTTTTCATGCAGAAAAATGGAGTCGGGGCGGTTTTCAGAGAGATTCCCTCCAAGGTTTTAACCGCCGAGCAACTGGGCCTGCCTGCGGTAGTCAAAAAACTGGCCATGCTCAATAAAGGGCTGGTCCTGGTCACCGGCCCTACGGGGAGTGGAAAATCAACCACTCTGGCCGCTATCATCGATCATGCCAACCGGAATCGCAGGGACCATATCATCACGATCGAAGATCCCATTGAATTTGTTCATCAGAGTCAAGGGTGCATCGTCAATCACCGGGAAGTCGGGACCCATACCCGCTCTTTTGCCACTGCCTTGCGGGGTGCCCTGCGCGAGGACCCGGACATTATTCTGGTGGGTGAAATGCGGGATCTTGAAACCATCTCCCTGGCCCTGGAAGCTGCTTCCACCGGCCACCTGGTATTTGGCACCCTGCATACTCAGAGCGCGACAAAAACTGTAGACCGTATTATCGACGTATTCCCGGCCAACCAGCAGTCTCAGATCCGGACCACCCTGTCCGAAAGCCTGAGAGCCGTGGTAGCCCAAACCCTGTTCAAACGGATCGATATCAAAGGCCGCTGCGCTGCCCTTGAGATTTTAATCTGCTCCTATGCAGTAGGGAACCTGATCAGGGAGGGGAAAACCTTTCAATTGGCCTCGGTTATCCAGACCGGGAAGCAGGCTGGCATGCAGACCCTGGATGATGCCATTATGAACTTTCTGCAAAAACGGATGATCAGTCCGGAGGAGGCTTACATGAAATGTGTCCAGAAAGCCAAATTCGAACCTTTCCTGAAAACCCCGCCGGATGACATGGTGTAA
- a CDS encoding Rieske 2Fe-2S domain-containing protein — translation MDVSNTQTSYLATTRRVFLNIFTGGIIGGLLSLFLYPIVRFLIPPQGNSQDPDVVQINGAEIPVGRSKVINYKNTPTIIIRNGQDIVALTAVCTHLGCIVQWDEVSQEIVCPCHAAKYDLNGNVKSGPAPKPLTLVKARIVDDKILVGEA, via the coding sequence ATGGACGTAAGCAACACTCAAACATCCTATCTGGCCACTACCCGCAGGGTCTTTCTCAATATTTTCACGGGTGGAATCATCGGAGGGCTGCTCAGCCTGTTTCTTTATCCAATCGTTCGGTTTCTGATTCCACCTCAGGGGAACTCCCAGGACCCGGATGTGGTTCAAATCAATGGAGCCGAGATCCCCGTGGGAAGATCCAAAGTCATCAATTATAAAAATACCCCGACTATTATCATCCGCAACGGGCAGGATATCGTTGCCCTCACGGCTGTCTGTACCCATCTGGGATGCATCGTTCAATGGGATGAAGTCAGCCAGGAAATCGTCTGCCCCTGCCATGCCGCCAAATATGATCTTAACGGAAACGTGAAATCCGGTCCCGCCCCAAAGCCGTTGACGCTTGTCAAGGCCAGAATAGTTGACGATAAAATTCTTGTAGGGGAGGCTTAA
- a CDS encoding cytochrome b N-terminal domain-containing protein: protein MATLISEPRQKNMTEEPRKNKKLNHPAGLKEILHWFTPAGFREDVLKRRLGMGDELLLSIERNLHPKKKIHFGAYTGWIVAFLFMMECISGVFLMIYYHPTVAEAFENVRYITNIVPYGWLIRGVHFWGSHLMIGLTFLHLLQTFIRGGYKPPREIVWISGVVLLLLALAFGLTGYLLPWNQISYWASTVVTEVPMAFPYIGHCLKIIARGGENVSQVTLTRFFTLHVTVLPALTTLFLVVHFLPIRKYLIPKDLITHAIAILLCFALLISLATLSPAPIHEKADPYHTPKRVKAEWYFLAGQEVLELAGSLEFIGSWAPKLLGVLFQIGVIAILFLIPFLDRNPAHNPKKRPLAMAFISLSFVCFIFLTLFAKFR, encoded by the coding sequence ATGGCAACCCTGATATCAGAGCCCAGACAGAAGAATATGACAGAAGAACCCAGGAAGAATAAGAAGTTAAATCATCCGGCAGGACTGAAAGAGATACTTCACTGGTTTACCCCGGCAGGGTTCAGAGAAGATGTGCTGAAAAGAAGACTGGGAATGGGTGATGAGCTGCTTTTGAGCATCGAGCGGAACCTGCACCCCAAGAAAAAGATCCACTTCGGTGCCTATACGGGGTGGATCGTGGCTTTTCTCTTTATGATGGAATGCATCAGCGGCGTCTTTCTGATGATTTATTATCATCCTACGGTAGCCGAAGCATTTGAAAACGTCCGCTATATTACCAATATCGTACCCTACGGCTGGCTGATCCGGGGGGTCCATTTCTGGGGCTCGCATCTGATGATCGGCCTGACCTTCCTGCATCTTCTTCAAACTTTCATCAGAGGGGGATATAAGCCTCCGCGGGAAATTGTCTGGATATCCGGGGTGGTATTACTTCTCCTCGCCCTGGCCTTTGGGCTCACCGGCTACCTCCTGCCCTGGAATCAGATCTCATACTGGGCTTCGACGGTTGTTACCGAAGTGCCGATGGCCTTCCCGTACATCGGGCATTGTCTCAAGATTATTGCCCGTGGCGGGGAAAATGTCTCGCAGGTGACCCTGACCCGGTTTTTCACGCTGCATGTGACGGTTTTACCTGCTCTAACCACCCTCTTTCTTGTCGTTCACTTTCTGCCGATCCGAAAGTACCTTATTCCCAAGGACCTTATTACCCATGCCATTGCCATCCTTCTCTGCTTTGCCCTGCTGATTTCTCTGGCTACGCTTTCGCCCGCTCCCATCCATGAGAAGGCCGATCCGTATCACACTCCGAAGCGGGTTAAAGCCGAGTGGTATTTTCTGGCCGGGCAGGAAGTTCTGGAACTGGCGGGAAGCCTGGAATTTATCGGCAGTTGGGCGCCAAAGCTCCTTGGCGTACTCTTTCAGATCGGAGTTATCGCCATTCTCTTTCTCATTCCCTTTCTTGATCGAAATCCAGCTCATAACCCCAAGAAGAGGCCGCTGGCCATGGCCTTTATCAGCCTAAGCTTTGTATGTTTCATCTTTCTCACTCTTTTTGCCAAGTTCAGGTGA